The genomic DNA cctcttctcctcctcctcctcctcctcctccttgtcctCTGACTGCTCCTCGctgtcttcctcctcctcttcctcctcctcagtgccagagctggagctgccagagctgctgctgctgccattctCTTCGCTGCCGGACTCAGGCTCTGTgggggcacagctcagccctgctgctgtgtcctcCCACATTCCCTCATCTCCCACTTCATCCCATTACATCCTCCATCCTCCCACTGCATCCCCACACGTGTTGCTGTCTCTCCACTCCATCCTCCCACTGCATCCCTGCATAGTCCCACTGCATTCTGTTGGGTCCCCACTGCCCACCACTGGGTCCCCACTGCCCACCACTGTGTCCCTCCACATCTCCTGCCATGCCCCTCCCATGATGGAGCATCCCCACTGTCATGTCCCCTGGCCAATGCCCCACCATTGTGGCACCTGCCTGATGGCCACAGTTACCACTGCCCAGTGTCTCATGCCATCAGGTCCTCACCACTGTCTGCTGACTCCGTGGGTCCTGACTCTCCCTCTGAGTCAGAGTAGAAAGGCTTCTCcactttctccttcctcttctcccgGCTGGTGCACTTGGTCCACTCAGGAACCTGATGGCACAGGGTTGATGGAACAGGGCCATCACCCATGACTGGGTGATCCAAACAGCCACCCTTGTCCCCCCATCCCCAAGTAGATGTGTGAGCACTAGAGAGGGAACAGGGGCAGGTGTGCAGTACCTGGGCACCTCCTGGGGCTCTTTCAAGACCTTGAGTTAGTGTCCCCCCCTTGGCCCCTCCTCCCCTATGCACCCAGGGTACTCCACGCACCTCCACATTCCTCACAGAGGGGTCAGGGGCCTCGTCTGGCCAGTCAGGCAGCTCCTGGTAGCCCACAGCCTTAGCGTTGAGCAGATGAGACAGGGAGCCCAGCTGGAAATGATCCCGATCTACAATGAGGTGAGAGGAGGCAGCAACTCAGGGACAGCCATGCAGCACTGTAGTGACAGCTTGACCCATGTCCTAATGCCCTGAGACCAGGGATCGGTACCTTTGAAGGAGGACTCCAAGATGGGAGCTGGTTTTTGGGCGAGGAAGAGCTTCTTGGCATACTTATTGAGGGCCCCGCTCTTCTCAGTGGGCACGATGAGCTGGCGGATGAAGCGAGCCCGGTCACGGATGTCATAATTCTGGTCGTACTTGGCCAAGTTGAGGACGTACTGGGTCAACAGCTTGCTCTGTGGCAGAGAACACGCTCGGGGCTGGCCTCTCTCTCCCTGACAGGCAAACTGAGGCATGCCCTGGGATCACACATCCCCAGTACCTGCTTGGAGTTGGTCAGGTAGAGCTTAGCTGCCAGATTGATGACCTGCAGCTTGACGATGTCCTCCTCGTTGGTGAAGGACTTGGCCATCTTCCGCAGCACATCAGGCGCGATCTTGGGCACGTGCTCGCAGTACTCACCAATGAGCCACAAGATGCTGGCTCGCGCCATTGGCACCTGTAAACCGCCCTCAGACATGTGGCACTGCTGCCATCCCCTGCTCCTGTGGGTCAGCAACACCCCAACCAACCTGGATGTTGTCAGTGAGCTTGGCCATGTGCTTGATGATCTCACTGTGCTGGGCCGGCTgcatctgcagcagctttttgaTGACCACCACAGATTCGGCCACCACCAGCTCTGTGGGCAGAGACCCAGCCTCAGTTTGGTCCTGCCCTGACAGCAATGGAGCTCCCATTTCACCTCTGCTGTCTGTACTCACCATCCCTGTTGGAGAGAAGCTGGACCAGGCCATTGAGGCAGGTGTCCCGCACCTTCCCAATGTTGGTGGCACAGCGCCCAATGGCTTGGATGGTGGCCGCCACAAAGTCCTTGTCCATGCTGCGGATGTAGGTCTGCACAGGCATGGAAGGCACACATGACACATCACCCATGTGCCAGTGCTGGTCCCCAGTGCTGACCATCCCCCTGGCACTGGTCACACATTGAGGCCCTTTGGAACTCTGATGGGGTTGGTATGGCCTCAGCCCACTTCTCCTGGAGGGGCTCTCCTCTACCCCCTCCATGGTGGTGGCTTGGCACCAAGAGCCTTGCCAGGGCGGCAGCCTCAGTATGGCCATGGCATACCTGGAACTCTCGCAGGATGGTGGAGATGTTGGTCTCGTTAGCCAGGTTGGTGAGGACCTCCAGCTgtgggaaagaggaagagatgcGCAGCATATGAGTATGGTGACAAGGCATGGGAGCCTTGATGTCCTCCTGTACCCAGGGCATGAAGACAGCTGACCCAAGGAAAGGGCTTCATGaagccccaaacccacccctgACAGGTTCTGCCAGGTGTTTCCAGCTCACCTTGAGGATCTTAATCTGTGTGGGGTCCGTGGAGCGGATGTAGAAACTTTTCAGATAGGGCTCAAACATCCCCTGCGCGCACAGCCAGAGACATTAGTGTCATCTCTGTCCCCCCCAACCTAGCCAAGGCCACCTCCAGGCTCTGGTGACCTTGCTGGCTATTCCCCATCTCACTCCAACTCCTCCCACACCAAGTCTGAGACTCACCCGCCGCTTGATGGACATGGTGGCCACATTCTGCAGCACAACGTACTGCACCTCACTGTGGGGACAAAGAGGGTACCATGATCAGTGTGGCAGGGTCAGACACCCTCAGCAAGTCCCTGTGAACACAGGCCAGGACCCACTACCAGGCTGGTGCCACCAGGATGCTGTTACCCCATGTCTGGACTGGGCCAGCCCAAAAAGGCCTCCCCAGTGTCCTCCCAGGGATCAGCTTTTTGGGTGTCTCTCACAGAGTCTTGGACCTCCCCATAGGTTCCAGCAACTGGGGTGGAGGGGTAGGACACCACAACAACCCAGGTGCCACAGACCTGTGACTCCGCAGGAGCCGTACCAGTGCCTTGGCAATGACTCCAACCTCTGCCTTGGGTGCCAGGTGGAAGTagagctgtgccacagccaTCACCACCTGTGGACACACACCCAAGTGACACCTGGTGGGAATGGGGGACACCCTGAGGAATCGCCGTGTCCCCCAGTCCCACTCTCAGCACTTGGAGATAGCCTGACCCTGAGGACACCCATCCCTGGGTGTTCCTCAAGCACCCCAGTGAGTCTTTGGCCATGGGGACATAATAAGCCCAGGCTGACGGACACCACCAGTGTCCCTGGGGGATGAACAGGGTGGAGTGAAGGTCTCACCGCGGCGTTGCggctctgcagcaggggctTGGTGTTGCGCAGGAGCAGGCGGTGGTCGGGGTCCATGACGTAGGGCTTGCGCTTGGCCAACGAGGCTGCCTCTGCCTTGGCATCCTTAGagccatcctcctcctcagagcCATAGAAGGCCTTCTCAGTGTTCTCTTCCAGCAAGGACTCCTGCTGGCAGGTGGGACCCTTTGCATCCCCAAGAACAtgctcccttcagcccacctcCCTAGGAGCTCCCAGTTCACCCCCAAGGCTCCCAGGGCATCCTGTGCTCCTGAACTCACGTTCTGGTTGGGGCTGAGGAACTGGGTGCGGGCGTAGCGGGTCAGCATGTTGATGATGACCACTTGCCCCCACTCCTCCACATCAATGAGCAGGTTGCAGAGCTTGCGGTAGTTCTTGTGGATGAGGTCTATGCGCTCTGGGCATACCTCCTCGAACGCCATCACCACGCTGCCAGCCaccagctgcagaaggaaagctCGGGGTGACTTACTGGAGTGGTGACATCATCAACAAGATGCTGTTTTGGTGGGGATGGTGGCATCTCCATGAGGGTGCTGGTTTGGTGGGCAACACTTCCTTGTAGGGAGGCCAGCTCAGTGGAGTTGGTGAATTCCACATGAGGATGTTGGCCCAGTAGGGACAGCAGCACTTCCACAAGGATGCCAGCTCTCCAGGGATGGCTTCATCCCCACAAAGACACCAATTTGGTGGGAATTTCTCCATCACCATGAGGACACCAGGTGTGCCACAGGCAGGCCAGTGATGTTCCCAGATGTAGAGGTGGGGGAGACACAGCACTCTGCTCACCGTGGTCTTGTCTGCCAGCAGCTTCTCAATCACTTCGATGAGCTGGTCCTTCTGGTCTGAGTCGAGGCTgtgagggaggagcagggcaggtgaTGCTGGACCAAactcctccccatccctgcctgtaCCGAGCAGCCAAAGACCCGTATCGGTATACCCTAAATTTagcagctgtcccctcccccATTACCTGTACAGCTTGGGGATGGCATGGGCGGCTGTCTTGCGCACGTATGGGGACATGTCTGAGGCGGCCTCCTTGATGGCCAGCATCATGATGGGCACGATTATGGGCACACGGATGCTGGACAGGACCCGCAGGGCACTGGCACGAATCAGCTGGTTGGGGTCCTGTGGGGACATGTGCggggtgcagtgctgctgtgggaggctCAGCGCTCCTCCAGGCCTCCCCTGCATCCTCAAACCAGCCCACCTTGAGTCCTCGCTGGAAGGTGGAGATGGAAAGCAGGGCcagatcctgctgctcctctgcataGCGTACCAGGTACACGTACACCAGCTTCTTCACCTGCAGGGTGAAGGTGCCACCTCAGAGCTCCCCAAACTCCAGACAGTCCCCAAAAACAGGGAAAGTGACAGATCCTGGGATGCTGCCAGGGCCACCCAAGATCTTCCTCACCTCAATGTTCTTGCAGGCAACATTTTTCACCACAGCTGGGAAGAGATCAGAGGCATTTTTACCACGGGCAATCATCTAGGGGGAAAAGAAGTGGTGTGACACtgggcagctggcacagcaggggaCAGTACAACATGACACAGCTCGGCACCAGCAGTGGTGCCCACCAGTGACAACAACACCCACCGCCACAATCCTCTTCATGGCCTCCAGCTTGAGCGAATCCTTGTTGCTGTCGAGCATCTCCTTGAGGTCATCGTGCCTGAACCAcaccagggggaaaaaaattctattttcacatttttcacctgtttttagtcttttttttctgctcccagccctctaTAAGGCCAGCAATTGAACCTTTCatcatgaaatatttatggGGACAGGAGTTGGGTTACAGCCAGGTGAAAGAGGAACCGGAGGGACTGGCATGGTGCTAGCACCCAGTGCCATCCTCATCCCAGGCACTGGGACAAGAACCCCGTCCCATCCTAGCTGTCATTGTCACCCTACATTGTCCCTAAACCACAGGGGGTCATCCCCGGCTCTATCCTGGCTTGGCTGGGTGTCTCTTGTTCTTTCATGGACGTAGTGGCATGGATGCGCCAGCACATCCCGATGCAAATCCACTCCCTGGTCCCCTCCCTGGACTGGGAAAATGCCACCAGCCTCTTTTCTAAGGGACACTGGTCCCCCCCCCTAAACTAGGGGCACCTGCAAGGCTGTGTCTACCTGCAGCAACAGGGTGACACCCATGGGAGGATGCTCATCCAGAGCCACCATCACCAGAGGGTCCTGGGGGCGCTCCTTGGGGGAGTCTTACCGCGGCGGTGGCCCGGTGCCAGTGTCCACTGCGGGCTTGGTGCTGGCGAGTGGCCGCAGCTCATCGGCTCGCAGGGCGCTGTAGCAGGTGGGCTGTCCAGCCTCGGTGGCCAGCACTGGGCTTGTCACCTCCTCGGCCACATCACCACCCTCTGGTGTTTTGGGCCGGCCAGCTGGCCCCACCGGTAGCTGCCGCAGCAGCTTCTGCACCGGCGGCAAGGACATCATAGCTTTGACTGGCAGTAGTGGCCTGAGGATGGTGACAGGGCTGTGGCCCCGctcctctgcccagcacagagggctGAAACCTGATGCCGTGGCTGGGGTTGGATTGCAGCCTAGATCAGGAAGCTGTTCCCAGTGGATGAGGCCAACCTGGGATGTCACGTCCTAAGTGACACCTGACCTGCAGTTGGGActtggggacactgcagggagcTCCTTCCCCAGTCCTGAGTGGCTCAGTCCTGGGCAGGGAACGCACATCATGGTGAGACACTCTACCTGGGTGGTAGGGTGGCATGATGGGGCACCTGTGGGTGTCTGACCTGGGTGGCAGGGTCACATTTGGTGCATTTTACTTGCCCCATGTGCTATGGATGGCTCACAGGAGTGGTGACAGACCTGGTGTGGCTCTGGTGAAGGGCAGCACACAGACACTAAAGGGTGTGGGGGACACTGTGGGTGtgggggacactgccaggaggTCAGGGGGAAGGGGACACTGTCATGAGGGTGGTGACACTGCCAGAGTGGGAGGCACTGATGGCAGATCACTGAGGTAACCTGGACAGACTGGGGGACACAGCTAGGGTGTCAGGGCTGGAGGATGCTGCCAGAGTGGGGGACACTGCCAGTGGGGGTCAGGGGACACTGGCAGACAAGGGAGCAGGGGAGGACTTTCAGGCTGGGAGACATTGCCAAGGAGGGATCAGAGAAGGGGAGACTTGGACAAactgggggacactgccaggggctcATGGGAAGGATACACACTCTCACATGGGGACAGTGCCAGTGGGTCATGGATAGAGGGCACTGCCAGACTGGAGGACACTGCCTCTGGATCAGGGTTGGGGGAAATTGTCATActgggggacacagccaggggtAGGGAGTGTTACAGTGCCAGACAGGGGCAAGGGACATTACCAAGGGGTCAGGAAAGAGGAGTTCACTGTGAGATGGGGATACTGCTAGCAGGTCAGGGATGGAGGCCACATCCAGAGTGGGGGACAGTGCCAGGGCCTCAGGATGGAAGTACACTGTCATACTGGGAAACACTGTCAGGGTATCTGAGAGaaggggacactgccaggcaTTCAGGGAAGGGGGAACCCATTGAGATGGGGATATTGCCAGCAGGTCACAGATCAGGGACACATCCAGAATGGGGGACGCTCTGCAACGTTAGGGAGGAGTACAGGGAGAGGGCACACTCCCAaactggggacactgccagggaatCAAGACTGGAGGGTCACTGTCATAAGGGGGGACACTAccacaggggcagggatggggagtcactgctggcctgggggacacagccaggggtAGGGAACATGATGCTGACAGACAGTGATTCAGTGATTTCCCCCTGGGGCGGCAGGGAGGTGGGGACACTGCCAGAGTGGGGGACACTGGCATGGCAGGGAGGGCCAAGAgacattcctgcagctccaggagcacacTGCCCCATTCCTCTTCACCCCTGCCCGCCCCCCTCCCACGAGCCTGTCCCAAGCAGGGGTGACATTCCTCTAGCCCCCACCTCCCCATCCCTCTATGCTGGGAACCTCGCTGCGGTGGGGCCGGGGGTGTCAGCCCAGGAGAGCCACAGGAGCCAGCAGATCCCGTGCTGGGAACACGGTGCCCGGGGTGCCCCAGCCCGAGGGTGGGAGGTTCAAGAGGGATCCCCGCACCTGTCCCCCAACCGCACCACCTCCAAAACCCCGCGGTGCTCCCACAAAACCCTCTCCGGCCTTCGCAACCTCCAATGACGGTGGCGGCGACGTGACCGcattccctgccccattcctgtccccatcTCATCCTTATCCCTGTGCACATCACCATCCAcatccccgtccctgtccccgtccccccgTGGGGGCCGCTCCAGCCCCGGCTCGGGTACCACTTCCCCGCCGAGGACGGCGGCGGAGGCCTGCAGTGGCGGCCACACGGGCAGGCTCGTCCTTGTCCCCCGCGCCCGCGTTGTCCCCACCTCTTGTAGTCGGAGGAGAAGATGCCGCCGCTGGCG from Sylvia atricapilla isolate bSylAtr1 chromosome 13, bSylAtr1.pri, whole genome shotgun sequence includes the following:
- the AP3B2 gene encoding AP-3 complex subunit beta-2 isoform X3: MAASPAYGEEKGGSSSLGEPEYGHDPASGGIFSSDYKRHDDLKEMLDSNKDSLKLEAMKRIVAMIARGKNASDLFPAVVKNVACKNIEVKKLVYVYLVRYAEEQQDLALLSISTFQRGLKDPNQLIRASALRVLSSIRVPIIVPIMMLAIKEAASDMSPYVRKTAAHAIPKLYSLDSDQKDQLIEVIEKLLADKTTLVAGSVVMAFEEVCPERIDLIHKNYRKLCNLLIDVEEWGQVVIINMLTRYARTQFLSPNQNESLLEENTEKAFYGSEEEDGSKDAKAEAASLAKRKPYVMDPDHRLLLRNTKPLLQSRNAAVVMAVAQLYFHLAPKAEVGVIAKALVRLLRSHSEVQYVVLQNVATMSIKRRGMFEPYLKSFYIRSTDPTQIKILKLEVLTNLANETNISTILREFQTYIRSMDKDFVAATIQAIGRCATNIGKVRDTCLNGLVQLLSNRDELVVAESVVVIKKLLQMQPAQHSEIIKHMAKLTDNIQVPMARASILWLIGEYCEHVPKIAPDVLRKMAKSFTNEEDIVKLQVINLAAKLYLTNSKQSKLLTQYVLNLAKYDQNYDIRDRARFIRQLIVPTEKSGALNKYAKKLFLAQKPAPILESSFKDRDHFQLGSLSHLLNAKAVGYQELPDWPDEAPDPSVRNVEVPEWTKCTSREKRKEKVEKPFYSDSEGESGPTESADSEPESGSEENGSSSSSGSSSSGTEEEEEEEEDSEEQSEDKEEEEEEEEKRPKRKDKEGSHKAILGSAGSPSEEEEEEGAKKAKKKAPQGRKGHAESSSEEASTSESSSSGSDSGSEAEAKQKKVPPRSKAKEISLLDLDDFTSPPPQPIPSSSIISTSLVTDLEGLTLTDTSLTPTLLSPAFSAVKTYELLHRMAGEGLAVEYCFSRRPFPSDPHMVAIQIQISNNTDTEVKNLRVNEPKPLSGMRIQEFPEIALWFQSAWRQGTQPAW
- the AP3B2 gene encoding AP-3 complex subunit beta-2 isoform X1; this translates as MAASPAYGEEKGGSSSLGEPEYGHDPASGGIFSSDYKRHDDLKEMLDSNKDSLKLEAMKRIVAMIARGKNASDLFPAVVKNVACKNIEVKKLVYVYLVRYAEEQQDLALLSISTFQRGLKDPNQLIRASALRVLSSIRVPIIVPIMMLAIKEAASDMSPYVRKTAAHAIPKLYSLDSDQKDQLIEVIEKLLADKTTLVAGSVVMAFEEVCPERIDLIHKNYRKLCNLLIDVEEWGQVVIINMLTRYARTQFLSPNQNESLLEENTEKAFYGSEEEDGSKDAKAEAASLAKRKPYVMDPDHRLLLRNTKPLLQSRNAAVVMAVAQLYFHLAPKAEVGVIAKALVRLLRSHSEVQYVVLQNVATMSIKRRGMFEPYLKSFYIRSTDPTQIKILKLEVLTNLANETNISTILREFQTYIRSMDKDFVAATIQAIGRCATNIGKVRDTCLNGLVQLLSNRDELVVAESVVVIKKLLQMQPAQHSEIIKHMAKLTDNIQVPMARASILWLIGEYCEHVPKIAPDVLRKMAKSFTNEEDIVKLQVINLAAKLYLTNSKQSKLLTQYVLNLAKYDQNYDIRDRARFIRQLIVPTEKSGALNKYAKKLFLAQKPAPILESSFKDRDHFQLGSLSHLLNAKAVGYQELPDWPDEAPDPSVRNVEVPEWTKCTSREKRKEKVEKPFYSDSEGESGPTESADSEPESGSEENGSSSSSGSSSSGTEEEEEEEEDSEEQSEDKEEEEEEEEKRPKRKDKEGSHKAILGSAGSPSEEEEEEGAKKAKKKAPQGRKGHAESSSEEASTSESSSSGSDSGSEAEAKQKKVPPRSKAKEISLLDLDDFTSPPPQPIPSSSIISTSLVTDLEGLTLTDTSLTPTLLSPAFSAVKTYELLHRMAGEGLAVEYCFSRRPFPSDPHMVAIQIQISNNTDTEVKNLRVNEPKPLSGMRIQEFPEIERLAPGDTASVVMGIDFCDSTQAANFQLCTHTRQFYVSIQPPVGELMAPVFMSENEFKKEQGKLMGMSEITEKLTLPEKCRSDHTIVQQVTSAANVGRVPCGASNEYRFAAKTVTSGSLVLITLERREGSTAQLTINSEKMVIGTMLVKDIIQALAQ
- the AP3B2 gene encoding AP-3 complex subunit beta-2 isoform X2, translating into MAASPAYGEEKGGSSSLGEPEYGHDPASGGIFSSDYKRHDDLKEMLDSNKDSLKLEAMKRIVAMIARGKNASDLFPAVVKNVACKNIEVKKLVYVYLVRYAEEQQDLALLSISTFQRGLKDPNQLIRASALRVLSSIRVPIIVPIMMLAIKEAASDMSPYVRKTAAHAIPKLYSLDSDQKDQLIEVIEKLLADKTTLVAGSVVMAFEEVCPERIDLIHKNYRKLCNLLIDVEEWGQVVIINMLTRYARTQFLSPNQNESLLEENTEKAFYGSEEEDGSKDAKAEAASLAKRKPYVMDPDHRLLLRNTKPLLQSRNAAVVMAVAQLYFHLAPKAEVGVIAKALVRLLRSHSEVQYVVLQNVATMSIKRRGMFEPYLKSFYIRSTDPTQIKILKLEVLTNLANETNISTILREFQTYIRSMDKDFVAATIQAIGRCATNIGKVRDTCLNGLVQLLSNRDELVVAESVVVIKKLLQMQPAQHSEIIKHMAKLTDNIQVPMARASILWLIGEYCEHVPKIAPDVLRKMAKSFTNEEDIVKLQVINLAAKLYLTNSKQSKLLTQYVLNLAKYDQNYDIRDRARFIRQLIVPTEKSGALNKYAKKLFLAQKPAPILESSFKDRDHFQLGSLSHLLNAKAVGYQELPDWPDEAPDPSVRNVEVPEWTKCTSREKRKEKVEKPFYSDSEGESGPTESADSEPESGSEENGSSSSSGSSSSGTEEEEEEEEDSEEQSEDKEEEEEEEEKRPKRKDKEGSHKAILGSAGSPSEEEEEEGAKKAKKKAPQGRKGHAESSSEEASTSESSSSGSDSGSEAEAKQKKPPRSKAKEISLLDLDDFTSPPPQPIPSSSIISTSLVTDLEGLTLTDTSLTPTLLSPAFSAVKTYELLHRMAGEGLAVEYCFSRRPFPSDPHMVAIQIQISNNTDTEVKNLRVNEPKPLSGMRIQEFPEIERLAPGDTASVVMGIDFCDSTQAANFQLCTHTRQFYVSIQPPVGELMAPVFMSENEFKKEQGKLMGMSEITEKLTLPEKCRSDHTIVQQVTSAANVGRVPCGASNEYRFAAKTVTSGSLVLITLERREGSTAQLTINSEKMVIGTMLVKDIIQALAQ